The proteins below are encoded in one region of Podarcis raffonei isolate rPodRaf1 chromosome 8, rPodRaf1.pri, whole genome shotgun sequence:
- the NIPAL3 gene encoding NIPA-like protein 3 isoform X1: protein MERANGPGLQLQPLATLSVPQLAHEDSFSYKENLIGALLAIFGHLVISIALNLQKYSHIRLVGCKDHRAYFKTKTWWCGLFLLFLGELGVFSAYAFAPLSLIVPLGAVSVIASAIIGIIFIKEKWKPKDFLRRYVLSFIGCGLAIVGTYLLITFGPNSHETMTGENITKHLVSWPVLLYMLIEIIIFCLLLYFYKERKANYIVVILLLAALLGSMTVITVKAVAGMVVVSIRGNLQLGYPIFYIMVVCMVATASFQATFLTQATQLYDASQIASIGYILSTAIAITAGATFYLDFIGEDILHICMFALGCLIAFLGVFLITRNKRKSIFFEPYISMDAMPSMQNLHDNGTAVQPELKTSFSYGALENNDTISEIYAPATLPIVQEEHGSRGSSVPPYRVMEHGKRE, encoded by the exons ATGGAGAGAGCAAATGGCCCTGGTCTACAGCTCCAGCCGCTTGCAACATTGTCTGTACCGCAGCTGGCTCATGAGGATTCCTTCTCTTACAAG GAAAACCTGATTGGTGCCCTGCTGGCTATTTTTGGACACCTCGTTATCAGCATCGCACTCAACCTCCAG AAATACAGCCATATCCGGCTGGTGGGTTGCAAAGACCACCGAGCCTACTTCAAGACCAAGACATGGTGGTGTGGCCTGTTCCTGCTGTTCCTGGGGGAGCTGGGGGTCTTCTCTGCCTATGCCTTTGCGCCCCTTTCCCTGATTGTGCCACTTGGTGCCGTGTCTGTTATAG CAAGTGCAATCATTGGAATCATATTCATTAAGGAAAAATGGAAGCCGAAAGACTTCTTGA GGCGCTATGTTTTGTCCTTCATAGGCTGTGGCTTGGCTATTGTCGGGACATACCTGCTGATAACCTTCGGGCCTAACAGTCATGAGACCATGACAGGAGAGAACATCACTAAGCACTTGGTCAGTTGGCCGGTTCTCTTGTATATG cTGATAGAGATCATCATTTTCTGCCTGCTGTTGTATTTCTACAAAGAGAGGAAAGCTAACTATATTGTGGTGATTCTGCTGTTGGCAGCACTCCTGG GTTCTATGACAGTCATCACGGTGAAGGCAGTGGCAGGCATGGTGGTGGTTTCGATACGAGGGAACCTCCAGCTGGGCTACCCCATTTTCTACATCATGGTGGTTTGCATGGTGGCAACAGCATCCTTTCAGGCAAC GTTTTTAACACAAGCAACACAACTGTACGATGCATCACAGATTGCCAGCATAGGATACATCTTGTCCACTGCAATAGCAATTACGGCAG GTGCAACCTTCTACTTGGACTTCATTGGAGAAGACATACTTCATATATGCATGTTTGCCTTGGG gtgCCTCATTGCATTTTTAGGCGTCTTCTTGATCACTAGAAACAAGAGGAAATCAATCTTTTTCGAACCGTACATCTCCATGGATGCTATGCCAA GCATGCAGAATTTGCATGACAACGGAACGGCAGTTCAGCCTGAGCTCAAAACGTCATTTTCCTATGGTGCCCTGGAGAACAACGACACCATCTCTGAGATCTACGCACCTGCTACGTTGCCGATAGTGCAGGAGGAACATGGTTCGAGGGGGTCATCTGTGCCTCCCTACCGGGTCATGGAGCATGGCAAAAGGGAGTGA
- the NIPAL3 gene encoding NIPA-like protein 3 isoform X2, translating into MERANGPGLQLQPLATLSVPQLAHEDSFSYKENLIGALLAIFGHLVISIALNLQKYSHIRLVGCKDHRAYFKTKTWWCGLFLLFLGELGVFSAYAFAPLSLIVPLGAVSVIASAIIGIIFIKEKWKPKDFLSCGLAIVGTYLLITFGPNSHETMTGENITKHLVSWPVLLYMLIEIIIFCLLLYFYKERKANYIVVILLLAALLGSMTVITVKAVAGMVVVSIRGNLQLGYPIFYIMVVCMVATASFQATFLTQATQLYDASQIASIGYILSTAIAITAGATFYLDFIGEDILHICMFALGCLIAFLGVFLITRNKRKSIFFEPYISMDAMPSMQNLHDNGTAVQPELKTSFSYGALENNDTISEIYAPATLPIVQEEHGSRGSSVPPYRVMEHGKRE; encoded by the exons ATGGAGAGAGCAAATGGCCCTGGTCTACAGCTCCAGCCGCTTGCAACATTGTCTGTACCGCAGCTGGCTCATGAGGATTCCTTCTCTTACAAG GAAAACCTGATTGGTGCCCTGCTGGCTATTTTTGGACACCTCGTTATCAGCATCGCACTCAACCTCCAG AAATACAGCCATATCCGGCTGGTGGGTTGCAAAGACCACCGAGCCTACTTCAAGACCAAGACATGGTGGTGTGGCCTGTTCCTGCTGTTCCTGGGGGAGCTGGGGGTCTTCTCTGCCTATGCCTTTGCGCCCCTTTCCCTGATTGTGCCACTTGGTGCCGTGTCTGTTATAG CAAGTGCAATCATTGGAATCATATTCATTAAGGAAAAATGGAAGCCGAAAGACTTCTTGA GCTGTGGCTTGGCTATTGTCGGGACATACCTGCTGATAACCTTCGGGCCTAACAGTCATGAGACCATGACAGGAGAGAACATCACTAAGCACTTGGTCAGTTGGCCGGTTCTCTTGTATATG cTGATAGAGATCATCATTTTCTGCCTGCTGTTGTATTTCTACAAAGAGAGGAAAGCTAACTATATTGTGGTGATTCTGCTGTTGGCAGCACTCCTGG GTTCTATGACAGTCATCACGGTGAAGGCAGTGGCAGGCATGGTGGTGGTTTCGATACGAGGGAACCTCCAGCTGGGCTACCCCATTTTCTACATCATGGTGGTTTGCATGGTGGCAACAGCATCCTTTCAGGCAAC GTTTTTAACACAAGCAACACAACTGTACGATGCATCACAGATTGCCAGCATAGGATACATCTTGTCCACTGCAATAGCAATTACGGCAG GTGCAACCTTCTACTTGGACTTCATTGGAGAAGACATACTTCATATATGCATGTTTGCCTTGGG gtgCCTCATTGCATTTTTAGGCGTCTTCTTGATCACTAGAAACAAGAGGAAATCAATCTTTTTCGAACCGTACATCTCCATGGATGCTATGCCAA GCATGCAGAATTTGCATGACAACGGAACGGCAGTTCAGCCTGAGCTCAAAACGTCATTTTCCTATGGTGCCCTGGAGAACAACGACACCATCTCTGAGATCTACGCACCTGCTACGTTGCCGATAGTGCAGGAGGAACATGGTTCGAGGGGGTCATCTGTGCCTCCCTACCGGGTCATGGAGCATGGCAAAAGGGAGTGA